From the genome of Capsicum annuum cultivar UCD-10X-F1 chromosome 4, UCD10Xv1.1, whole genome shotgun sequence:
ATACCAACCAAAAGGAAATTGACGGAATCAATCAATGAATCGACTTTGCACCAAAATGATAAGTTGGAGTCAATTATATAATGATCTGTGTCCGTTCTGTGCTCTATTCAAGCATCATTCAAATGCTAAACAATTTGACTTATTTGGGCATTTATACAATTTAATATCTCCATTCACCAACATTGGCCAGCTCTTCATCTTAGTATTTTacatataagaaatcaaaaatgaagcactacactaacttttaagCAATTCTGACAAAAGCACAACTCAATTTGTTTTCCTCTGCCTTAAGAAATGAAATAGTAAACCCAATTCCCAGGGAAAGGAAACATTTAAAGATGCAAAATTAGCGACAAATTACTAGGAAAGACGCCAAAAAGTATTTAAAACTATGAAGCATAGTCTTAATGAAATTGACAGGTCTCtacaataattatgaaaaatggagGCACAAACACGTCACAAGATACGATAATGAATTCGACTTAACATTATTTTATATAACATATATCATATACAAAAAAGGATTAAAAGAAACCAtataaacaaaacataatacaaaaGAAATTGTAAAGTCATCCACCTCAATACAATGAAACTTAAGGATACGTGGACTCTAAAAATGTTGTCACACCTATGTCGGGGTCCCccaaaatgcactacttttgtaGGGTTCAACACGCCGTCAACGACAGTTTTGAAgaatccgagcaacataggtaCCAACTAACTTCTCCCCACATATCTTCAAAAAATATTTGCAAATTAATATCTGGCCTAGCTACCACCTTTCTCATGGAATACACACAGCATACAGATCGCCTTGTttggaattttttcttttttcaaacagTAAGAGGGGAGAATTACCCATCTTCTGCACAATTAGGGGGATTCCTTTGTGACATCTTTGCCTGATCTATTGTATTTCATGTGGCTCTTAACCAGCTGCCCAGCTGAGATAGCTGACATGAGGGATAGCTCGCCGGCGAGAACCGAACCTGCTATAATTGTGGCCAAGAGCCTTGCATTTGACCCTGGAACCTCCCTGTTGGCACCTTTCACTCCTAATAAGTTCAAGCAAGCTGATTGAGATGCAAGTTGAGTTCCTCCTCCTACTGTACCCACCTGATATAGCAATAATATGCATAATAAGTACAATAAGAAACTCAGgcttcaaaaaaaaaactttttagtAGTAATATTGTGGAGAGGCGATTAAACAGGACATGAACTTACTGAGGACGTGAACTTAGATAGGAGGTTGTTGAGGACACGCATTAAGATAGAAGGTTAGTAGCAGCAGTGCATGTCTTGCTACCCATCCAAACTAGTAGTTGTAACAATGCTCTTGTCATTTCCGGTTCTTCGACTTCTATTAGTATTTATTTTGCCTAGTACTTTGACTTTCATATCATTTTGTCGCAATTACTATCCCCTTACTATCTGTTACTATCTGTTATTTCTTGTACTTCTAATATTTTTTGACTGCTTTGGACTATTTTCCCCTTAAGCCAAGGGTAACAATCTCTCTACTCTgcggtaggggtaaggtctgcatacacgcTACACCTTCTCCAAGACCCACTTTGTGGAattatactaggtatgttgttgtaaatGATTTCACTAGAATAGTCACATGTAAAAGTTTAGGGGGTGGAAAGTTGATGTATCAAGGATATAACGATAATTGAATAAGTGTAAATACTAATGTTGAATGGATACCTCAATTGAAGGCATGGTGACAGAAATATGGAGGTCCTTGCCATCATTTACACCCTCCATCATAGTGATGCAATGAGAGCTCTCAATATTTTGAGCAGGGTCCTGGCCAGTGGCTATATATACAGCTGAAACAATATTACTGGCATGGGCATTGAAGCCACCAAGTGCACCAGCCATGGCGGAGCCAGTGAGGTTTTTAAGCATGTTCAGCTCAACTAGAGCAGCAACCTCAGTTTTCAGaactttcttcaccacctcttccTTGATGATTGCTTCACAAACTACCGACTTTCCTCTTCCCTCAATCCAATTAACTGCTGCCGGTTTCTTGTCCGAGCAATAGTTCCCTGTCATAATTAAGATTATTTCAAACAAATAAGTGTCTCCATATCAAGGGGTAACAAGAAGAAAGAAATGAGGTGTGCTACAATTGTAGGCTTTTTGGGGAAAAACCAAATGAATTAGCATGtattttcttcaacacaatgAACATACTAATCTCTGGAGTAGCAATTTTATGAACAGGAGCAGATCCAAATTATCTATAATTAGTCTGCAGAAAGTACGGCTACATCCATGACACTAATTGTTCACATGGCATAAATATATGTGGGTATGAGCCTCTGTATAAATCGAGCTGAGAAGCTCACTGCTGATATAGTGAATCTGTTGCAGTATGATCGAGCTGGTGGTTAAGCACGTGGAGTATCAAAAAGAAATTAACTcaataatttaaaagatgaaaaaagggTAGGTGGAATACCAGATATGCCAATGATATCCATGTCGGGATACTCATTTTGAAGGTAATCAAGAACGTTTTGTACACCTTTGGAAACCATGTTCATTCCCATTGCATCACCAGTGCTACAGCTAAACCTCATGTATAGATTTTTTCCAGCTATTGAACATTGAATGTTTTGTAATCTGGCAAATCTGCTTGATCTGCAACATCCAAATCAAAGACAAAGTTATACAACTAGTAAACATAATATTCGATGACATGCTGATTTCTAAAAATTTCAAGATTTATCCAAGGAAATCAATGAAAACAGCAGATATTGAGGAATCAGACGAATCCAATAAAATCATAAAGACCGTGATGGAAGTTGTAGAGAGGAAAAAAAGTCATCGctattagaaaaaaaagaaaatggattCATTCACCGAACACGTCACCATCAATGGATTGTCACAAGGAGAACTCATCAAGAAAGGATGTCTGAAATATGAGTCAACAATAGAAGAAAGGACAGTTCCACATGCTCATCTACCATACTGTTTGACCACTTTCACGGTAAGTTTCATCAACTACAAAGCAAAGTATGCCCTTAGAATTAAAGAGTTTCCAAAGAAAGAAAGATAGCATTATTTTTTAACGGACTAGGAAAGAAAGTAAGACAAGCAAACTGAAACGGAGGAAGCATATGCATTGTAATTTATACCATTTTCAAGAATTCGTATTTATAAAGCTATTCACTTCCTGGACTTTGATATGATGATTTCTCTATCAtaattactccctccatcccaagaAGATAGTCTTAGttactattttttcatttaaaagagattttctttgaccataattttttcaaatacaatctaatggagagattgacgaggatgacATTCACTATATTGGGGCAGGATGGACGAAATGGAGGCTCACATCTGGtgttttgtgtgataagaaagtcACTCCTAGAcctaaaggtaagttctacagagtgttGGTTAGACCAGCTATGCTCTATGGGACGGAGTGATGGCCAGCCAAGAACTCTCACATACAAAAGATAAAgttggcggaaatgaggatgctACACTGGATGTGTGGGTTTACTAGGAGAGATAGGATTAGTAATGAGGTTATTCAAGATAAGGTGGGAGTGAAGTCAAGATGCGGGAAGCAAGATTGAGATGATTCAGGCATATGATTAGTAGGCGCACAGATACCCTAGTGCAGAGGTATGAGAGATTGACTATGAATGGATTCAGGCGAGGTAGGTAGACCatagaaatattggagggagatgattagacatgacatggggCAGCTACATCTTACCGAGGacgaccctagatagaaaggtttggaggatgcggattaggatAGAAAGGAAGTAGGAAGGAGTGTGTCCTTGCTAGTAGGTaagtgttttgttttgttatctATGCTAGTTGTCATAGTGCTATGGGGCTATACCTGTAGTGTCTTGTTTAGAGTTTTGGCGATGTTGATTGTTTTGGATGGATTGTTTGTGATGTTTCTTTGTGATAGTCTTGTTTATTCTTTCAGGTGTTGTGTTAATACCTATCGGTCCTTGTTCCTATACTATGTCTTTTCTAGATTGTTTTTTGTCTCGAGCCGAGAGTCTAtcaaaaacagcctctctactcaCCTCTACTCACCTTTGAGGTAGTGGCATGGGTTGCGTACAtttaccctccccataccccatATGAGTTAAATTTAAGGGATCACACTTCATAGGTAAAAATTAGTGCAATAAGCGAATATAAGCATATGAAAAAACAAAACTTGAAGTAAGAACAATAACACTCACTTGTTGAAAACAACTGATAGAGTCTCAAAATTCATCGGATCCTCAACGAGAAACTTCAACTCTGCAGCTCTCTTCGCACTTCCGAACCTAACTACAGGAGCTCTAGTCATTCCATCTCTAAACAAAACACTCGTGGCACCACCAGAAACATAAATAGCTTTACAACCCCTGTTTGTACTAGCTACTAAACATCCTTCTGTAGTCGCCATTGGCACATAATACTCTTTCCCATCAAGTAACAATGGTCCAGCTATTCCCACTGGTATTTGAATATACCCTATCGGCATCTCACAACATTGTCCGAGAATTGATTCATAATCAAATCCGTCCAATGGTAACCCTTCTAATGACTTCCCTGTCGTCCTCTGCAACGCCTCTTTACGAATAAATGCAGCTCTTTTACAGTCACCCAACTTAGACTCCAACGAATACGACTGTATTTTCCCTTCCACCACCAATTTTATAATCACCTCATCATCCTCTAACTCTACTCGATCAGTTACCATTACAGATTTCACTGACACATTTTGTCGAACAGGTGGTGGAGCTGCAACACCATTATCATTACAGTCACCCAACTTCGACTCCAACGAACACGACGGCATTTTCCCTTCCACAACATCGTCCACTAACTCTACATGCTTAATTTTCTGCACAGTTTGATCAGTTACCATTACAGATTTCACTGAGACATTTTGTCGAACAGTTGGTGGACCGACATATCTTTCATCATTACATTCCCAAGAATCATTATTTCCTTTACCAGAGACAATTGACTGAGCAAACTCAACACCAAAATACCCCAACAAATAAATAACCGAAGCAATCAAGGAAACCAGAGCAGTTATTTCCGAGAAACTAAGCACGTGGAGCGGAAATCCTTTACGAATTTTCTCGCGCCATCTATGAAGAAGAAAGTACATCACTGAGAAAAACATGGTAAAGAACAAACAATTTGTAAGGTACAATGGTAACGAAAGTGTATCTGAAGGTTTGATAGAGGAATCTTGATTATCTGGTTGGTCGGAAAAAATGTTGTCGGAAGGGTAATGGGGTTTTATAGGTCGCCGGCGATTGTCCATCGGAGAATCTATTTCCGGTGAGGGGTAAAATGGGAATTTGAAAAGTATTTGGTATTGGTGAGTAGTAAAATGAGTGTGTTGGAGATGTATTTATAATGGAACAAAGGCAGGGACAAAATTGTCTTTCATGGCTAAATTTGTCTCGCTTCGATTATTGTacgatgttgttgttgttgttgttttcgtattttttactatatttttctcGGCGATGTACATTCTTCTTTATCGGTGGCGCGAGAAAATTTATAGGAAATAGTTGCTATGATTTCTTTGATTGCTTCTGTTACTTATTTGTTGGAATTCTTTGGAGTTGAGTTTATTCAATCCATCGTCTCTAATAAGGGAAATAGTGACTCTTCGGACTTTAATGATGGAAAAGATGTTGGTTTGACACCTGTTTGACAAAGCGTCTCAATGAAATTTGTAGCGGCGAGTTATCAAACTGTGCAAAAAATTAAACAAGTAGAGTGTTAGACCCTCAGTCTAAGGCTTGATGGCTTACAAGGCTATGTCAAGATGCACATTGGCCTTGACATGTGCCAAAGGCAAGCAATGTATTAGACCAAGGTATGTTAGAGCGATGGCAAGGCTGCCTTGGGCACTTAAGGCAAGGCGCAGGTGATGGCATGGCACAGGCATGGACGCAGACTTAGACGCAGGCATGAACGAGGCGAAGTCGTACCATAGGCATTGGCGTGGCCTAAGCTGTGACATGGCTAAAACAGCTTCATGGAGCAAGCAATGGCATGGTGTAGGCACAGGCGCAGACATGACATTGGCAAGGCATGATGCTGGCAAGGCGAGGCATGGCTGAGATGCTTGACAAGGCAAAGATGGAAAGACTAAGTGCTGAGAAGCTGAAAAATGACTAAGTGTTAGCATTGGCAAAATTAACTAGAAGGGCAAAGCTGCCCATGTGCTAATCACATGGGGTAGTTGttgtgtttgaattttgaatgttgtAACATGTGTATTTTCAGATAGTGCTTAGATCAGTTTTGCTATGTCATGTGAGGACCATGCAGCCTTGTCCAATGACAGGTTGCCATGTGTCCTAAGTTGCAACTGTTGTAACTACTTGTACAGTATTTAAATATGCTGCAGGAAATTGTAAAGGCATCCAGAAACAGTGTGTGTTGAGTGTATGCCTTTGATAATTTCGTGTGACACTTCCTTTGTAATTCTGAGAGAAATATAAAGGTTGGGGACGCGGTTCCTGTAAACGATTGAGTGCTTTACGTTTCTGCATTTGTGTCTAATTGCTTAGACTGTGCATTGTGTGTGTTATGGCTGAAGTTGTGTTGTGTGTGCGCGACTGCCAAGCAGCGGTGTTGCGAAAAATAGAATGCCCCCGTCTCAACTGGTATCAGAGACGCGTCGCAGTACGAAGATGGTAACTGTTGCTTAATTAAACGAAGATGTTGCACAAATTCGAAACTTCATTGGCATTACGGATGAACTCGAACAAACTGAAGGTATTGTTGATTTGATAACACAAATCAACACCTTGACGGGTAAACTGGTACAATTACGTAACCAGTATGATGAAAGTGCTGCAGAATTTCTGAGTTCACGGAATGCTTTGATGTCACTGATACAAGATCAAGGCAAGGTGATAGCAGATTTGCAGACGGAGATGATGGTTCTGCGACGTGCGGTGGCTGCATCAGGACAGACCCAAGAAAGCAGTTCCAAAGTAAAAATTCCTGAACCCAAGCCTTTTGGTGGTACTAGAAGTGCCAAGGAATTGGAGAATTTTCTATGGGATATGGAGCAATACTTTACTGCTGCACGAGTtgttgagtgggaattgaacCCACGATCGAGGGctgaaggagcaactcaagaaGCAGACATAGAAACACTAGGCTATCCAACAACTTTGTTTTCAGATGGTTCAaaattaatacatatatacataaatatagattttctacgttatatatacaacgtaattttttgcTGAGGGAGTTCGGGTGAACCCCCTGTATACCACGTGGGTCCGTCCCTGTGTGTCTTTGCCTTTGATACCGCTTGGTAcatcttttgaggaagaaataggtgtaggtgctcacgatatgaattatgtagaagctcagaaagattacggtatagaagaagaaaatgaagtagatgcggacgaagattatgaaaatatatgtgagacacccgcagtaggaaatgctaacgttagatctgaatcggttaatgtCCCTCCCCGTTCTTCCCGTgtcccaagagctcgtaaaacaaccaGTATTGCATGTCATTTTTTTGAACGtgtatcagatactgaggtgcaatgcaatatttatcaacaaatatataagcataaaagcggaggcaagcaagggggtaccagtacgttaatgagacatatatgTGATGCTCACAAAAGATAGTTAAATATTGCGCGAGGTGGTGGGAAtattggtgggccaacgcaaattaaaatggacccagcaaccggtcaagtagtgaataagtataataaattgagagaccgggaagaaatagctaaaatagtAGCTGtgagttgtttgccttttagttttccttcttctgatgcctttattcattatattcaagcaatttataatcctatgtttaatggtattcttAGAAGtccttgtcggtctgatatttttagacttcattcacaatattgtttttatttatcaacattgttaaaaaatattcaatgtagattgtccctaacttcttaTCTTAGTCgtactgtaaataaaaataattatttaaccgttacttgtcactgaatggatagtaattttgtgatgcaaaaacgtattcttgtttttttatacgatgaagatcgtaaacatactggagattttattgttgattctattgttaaagttatcgaattttatggtatcgaaaataaaatcttatgtattacttttgataatgcttctaacaacaagactgctataacaaagttaaaatctaagctatctccgccgttatttgaaatttttcatattaagagtgcatgtcatatatataacttaattataaaagatggtcttgagttttttgagttttatattgaaaaaattcgtcttgttggtagttttattcaaggaaataatcgaagaaaaaaaaatagagaatttaaagttaaatgtcaagaaaatggacttgcaccgatattgatgcctgagaaaattgatataaaatgaaattttatgtatgattttttaaaacttgttataaatatagagtttctattacactaacttttaaccaatatAGTGGTTCATTTGCTAATTCtgttgattgcatgctacatgattctgattgggttgtaattaatgatcttgttaagtttttagaaaaaatttatgtaactacggttgaattttttttgtgtttattatcctactgtttgtaatttTTTGgcatatataaccgatatttctggtttgttcaaagaatataaatataaagaaggttataaagaagctgttggtgccatgtttactaaatttaaaaaatattttttcccgattccccctatttacttggttggttcTATGCTAAATCCatacatgaaatataatactatttgccactttagtactagtatttatgctaacttagaaataaatactaacaatgattttgaacaagtacaacctgatttgtggacggctatgggtgatgcgaatgaatacatagaaaaattatataatcacaatgctgatttagttgatttagccgtacctacaaatatcacttcaattgtcgctcctcatcctcctgaggagccatcattttctaaaagtTCGACaaatagtggttttcctgattccttttatgatttaccttgttggaacagtatagatgagagagcttacacatcaacttatcgggaagagcttaaatattatcttcggtcgccgcTAGAGGATTGAAGACGATGGATCAATACGTTGGATTGGttgaggagtaatgaaacacaatatcttgtgctttcaagattagcNNNNNNNNNNNNNNNNNNNNNNNNNNNNNNNNNNNNNNNNNNNNNNNNNNNNNNNNNNNNNNNNNNNNNNNNNNNNNNNNNNNNNNNNNNNNNNNNNNNNNNNNNNNNNNNNNNNNNNNNNNNNNNNNNNNNNNNNNNNNNNNNNNNNNNNNNNNNNNNNNNNNNNNNNNNNNNNNNNNNNNNNNNNNNNNNNNNNNNNNNNNNNNNNNNNNNNNNNNNNNNNNNNNNNNNNNNNNNNNNNNNNNNNNNNNNNNNNNNNNNNNNNNNNNNNNNNNNNNNNNNNNNNNNNNNNNNNNNNNNNNNNNNNNNNNNNNNNNNNNNNNNNNNNNNNNNNNNNNNNNNNNNNNNNNNNNNNNNNNNNNNNNNNNNNNNNNNNNNNNNNNNNNNNNNNNNNNNNNNNNNNNNNNNNNNNNNNNNNNNNNNNNNNNNNNNNNNNNNNNNNNNNNNNNNNNNNNNNNNNNNNNNNNNNNNNNNNNNNNNNNNNNNNNNNNNNNNNNNNNNNNNNNNNNNNNNNNNNNNNNNNNNNNNNNNNNNNNNNNNNNNNNNNNNNNNNNNNNNNNNNNNNNNNNNNNNNNNNNNNNNNNNNNNNNNNNNNNNNNNNNNNNNNNNNNNNNNNNNNNNNNNNNNNNNNNNNNNNNNNNNNNNNNNNNNNNNNNNNNNNNNNNNNNNNNNNNNNNNNNNNNNNNNNNNNNNNNNNNNNNNNNNNNNNNNNNNNNNNNNNNNNNNNNNNNNNNNNNNNNNNNNNNNNNNNNNNNNNNNNNNNNNNNNNNNNNNNNNNNNNNNNNNNNNNNNNNNNNNNNNNNNNNNNNNNNNNNNNNNNNNNNNNNNNNNNNNNNNNNNNNNNNNNNNNNNNNNNNNNNNNNNNNNNNNNNNNNNNNNNNNNNNNNNNNNNNNNNNNNNNNNNNNNNNNNNNNNNNNNNNNNNNNNNNNNNNNNNNNNNNNNNNNNNNNNNNNNNNNNNNNNNNNNNNNNNNNNNNNNNNNNNNNNNNNNNNNNNNNNNNNNNNNNNNNNNNNNNNNNNNNNNNNNNNNNNNNNNNNNNNNNNNNNNNNNNNNNNNNNNNNNNNNNNNNNNNNNNNNNNNNNNNNNNNNNNNNNNNNNNNNNNNNNNNNNNNNNNNNNNNNNNNNNNNNNNNNNNNNNNNNNNNNNNNNNNNNNNNNNNNNNNNNNNNNNNNNNNNNNNNNNNNNNNNNNNNNNNNNNNNNNNNNNNNNNNNNNNNNNNNNNNNNNNNNNNNNNNNNNNNNNNNNNNNNNNNNNNNNNNNNNNNNNNNNNNNNNNNNNNNNNNNNNNNNNNNNNNNNNNNNNNNNNNNNNNNNNNNNNNNNNNNNNNNNNNNNNNNNNNNNNNNNNNNNNNNNNNNNNNNNNNNNNNNNNNNNNNNNNNNNNNNNNN
Proteins encoded in this window:
- the LOC107868268 gene encoding 3-hydroxy-3-methylglutaryl-coenzyme A reductase 3, giving the protein MDNRRRPIKPHYPSDNIFSDQPDNQDSSIKPSDTLSLPLYLTNCLFFTMFFSVMYFLLHRWREKIRKGFPLHVLSFSEITALVSLIASVIYLLGYFGVEFAQSIVSGKGNNDSWECNDERYVGPPTVRQNVSVKSVMVTDQTVQKIKHVELVDDVVEGKMPSCSLESKLGDCNDNGVAAPPPVRQNVSVKSVMVTDRVELEDDEVIIKLVVEGKIQSYSLESKLGDCKRAAFIRKEALQRTTGKSLEGLPLDGFDYESILGQCCEMPIGYIQIPVGIAGPLLLDGKEYYVPMATTEGCLVASTNRGCKAIYVSGGATSVLFRDGMTRAPVVRFGSAKRAAELKFLVEDPMNFETLSVVFNKSSRFARLQNIQCSIAGKNLYMRFSCSTGDAMGMNMVSKGVQNVLDYLQNEYPDMDIIGISGNYCSDKKPAAVNWIEGRGKSVVCEAIIKEEVVKKVLKTEVAALVELNMLKNLTGSAMAGALGGFNAHASNIVSAVYIATGQDPAQNIESSHCITMMEGVNDGKDLHISVTMPSIEVGTVGGGTQLASQSACLNLLGVKGANREVPGSNARLLATIIAGSVLAGELSLMSAISAGQLVKSHMKYNRSGKDVTKESP